One Cardiocondyla obscurior isolate alpha-2009 linkage group LG02, Cobs3.1, whole genome shotgun sequence genomic window, CCGGACGATAGAGAACGCGGTGGATTAATTATTCCTGCACGGccaggaagagagagagagagagaaaaggcgaaagagaaggagagagagagagagcgcgcgcgcgccatgTTTCCTGCGGCAGGCAAGGGCGAGCGAAGAAGTCTGCGCGGAAGCGCGCGGCTCTCGTCCAAGATGTCGGGAAGGTCGGCCCGGTTGCGTGTTCTGCGACCGCGGCCGCAGCACCGGACTCCGAGGCGGGCCAGAGCGGAGCCCGTCGGCGTCCACGCGACGACGGCTGAACCGGAAGGTAACCTTAAAGGAGCCGCGACGAGTCGCGAGGTGGAACACGATGCGAAGAAGCAGCACGACGCGAAGAAGGGCGAAGACGCGGGCACGGCCGACACTGTGAGCAAGGCTGCGGGCGAGATAGACGAGGACGACAACAATGACGAGTTGACGATGACCGCCGTCAAAGCCGATGAGGATGAGGGAGCGGAGGTAGACGCAACGCTGGTGGACGGCGACGTTGATGTTAACGTTGACGTGGACGTGGATGTGGACGTAGATGTGGATGTGGACGTGAACATTGTTAACGCCGAGGAGGAGACGATCAACATCGACACGAACGAGCAAGCGTCTTATGAGTGCAAAACCTGTGAGCCACCCAAAACCCTCTCGAGCATCAAGGCCTATTTCGAACACCTGCGAAAGGAGCACAAGTACAAGGTAGGCATCCGCAAGGAcacttgctttttttttttacagatttatCTCTCGAGTTTGCCTCGTTTCGTATTTTGCTATCGTGCTTTTACGGAAGgtctttgattaatttatttatttgtttgttttctctctctctctctctctctctctctctctctctctctctctctctctctctctctctctctctctctctctctctctctctctttctccttctttgTTCTTCCTTCTTTAACATGGCCGTTTTTAAAACGGAAGGTACGGACGAAATTAAGAGACAATTCCATTTTAAAAACGGATGGTGGCCTGATAGTTATGGTGTCATTAGGGGTGCGATATTATCGttgtggttttttttttttctttgcgtgATTGCCGCAATTCCATTAATAAAGCGTGTTAAGTAAAACAAAGCATATCAAGCATACACTCATAGGTCGCAGGAAAAtgttttcttgtaatttttagGGCAAAAACGGGCACAATCCAGTCGAAAATCGTTGCCCTGCGTGTTCGTATGTCGCATTGAACGTGAAAGATCTTGAAACTCACCAAAGAGTGCAtcatttgaaaagaaaattctttcgATGCGCAAAATGCGATTACGTGACGCACATCAGAGCGCGTTATACTAAGCATGTTAAATATCATTCTATGCCGATGATCAAGTGCGATGCTTGTGATTTTAGTTCAGCGTATAAGGTTTGTTCCTCACCTACTACTTGGTTTCCCAGCGATGTGTTTAAACATATCAAAAACTTTTCAGGGTTTCAAAAAAGCTTGCGATTATACTTTGAGATTATGTAGATTATATGTGTCTTTAACGCTATTTTTCAGTGGAATCTAGAAAGACACATGCGGAATCATGGAGGTGGAGGTGCTTTCAAATGTCGTGCATGTAATTTTACTGCTGATATTCGTCAGAGCTTAACGGTGCATGAGTCGTATCATCATGACCCACCTGTGGGTCAAGTCAACCGCAAAAGTAATAACGCTTTCGAACGTAAGCCACGAAATAGTCCAAAACGTTATAATCAGGTATTATAAGCACGTATATAATCGTAGTTTCGTTCGTTAGAACATGTCGATTAATCATCGCCGTATAACGTATTTAATGTCTCCTAGGTTGGAGCCAGTGACTTTCGAGAAGCGTTAAATAAAAGCGGCAGTACTACCACATCGGTCGGTTCTTCTGATTCGTTCATGTCAGATCAGTCGTTAATTTCGATAGACGATAAGAAAAGTGCCCTGGCTAGCGCGGAGTGCATCGCACTAAAATGCGAAGAAAAAGGCTGCCAATTTATAACAGCTTGGGATTCCGAGATGCAACGTCATTTAGCAGAATGTCACGCGCCGGTTAGTCCATCAAAACCAAGAAAGCCACTGCCAATGTTAATTCCATTGAGCCTTACAAGCTCTAAACCCAATAACACGCTCAGCGGTAACGGGCCACCTACGACTTTGCTGAAGGTTCCACGTGTCAGAGTGAGACCTGAACTGGCACAAATCGCGAGAGATACAGAACTGGCTAAAATATATGGAAACAAGGAGGTTGGTTGTAATCAGTAATTGATTTTGttacctttaaaaaaaaaaatatgtgaaataCATGACAATTTATCGGTGGATGGCTATCATCTGTTTTCAGGCCGCGAGTTCGAAGAGGAATGTCAATACCGCGGCTGGtgtatttgaaagaaaaaatgctTCCTTCTTCGATAAACTGAAAGAAAAACTAACGACGACAGCGACGTCGGTTAATAACGGTGTACCGGAGGTAGCTGTAAGTAGTGAGAACGACTTGAAATGCTGGTGTACGTTTAAAGCTAGTAGCATGGAAGAGCTAGCTTGCCACAAACAGACACATCACACCGCGCTCAGCGTGTCCGTGGGCACGACACGTTGTCCTAAATGTAGAAGACGTTGCAAGAGTACAACTGATCTCCAAACGCATATACAATGCTGCCATTCGCGCAACGACACAACGCCGTCCATCGATAGTAGTTTAGAGAAAATATCAAATCGCTCAGACGTCCGCATGACTTCGTACCGTGATGAATACTCTTTTCCGTCGCAAATGGATTGGGATGCGAATCTCAAAGGAATAAATTCTTCTGGACCTCCGGTACGGTGCTTGTTAATAATGCTTTAAATATGTACAATAAGAAAATACACTGCGCAACCGCGATTCTAATGATGTCATCGTAAAATATGTGTAAAAAGCGACTGAAAAGTTAGTAGAATGCATTTATGAAAATTCTATATGAAGTAATTCTTGTTGCTATGTATTCTATTTTGGCTAtgtgttttataatttctcaTTTCTGTAAATTAGTCAAAAACCTACGAGTGTTGCTATTGTTGTTAGTGTTGGCACAAGATATCTTGTAGAAGTATAAAGAAGCTCTGTATCGCGAAAGGGTGAGCGTTGATTAGAAACTAGAGCGAGCTTcgttgtttttctttttatttattattaagaatgTGCTTTACATATTGCATAGTGGATGTCGAGCATCTCTTTTACTATTTCGTTCTTAGTTTACTtctagttttcttttttttttttttttttttttttttttttttgctcacAATCCTACTTACTAcgataaaaaaacttttgtcaGTTTGAAGGTGGTCCGACACATCCGAGCGGGCGGCGGGTATTCAAATGTCCCCATTGTCCATTTTGGGCTTCCACCGCAAGTCGCTTTCACGTACATATAGTCGGTCATTTAAACCGGAAGCCGTTCGAGTGTTCAATGTGCGCGTATCGTTCTAACTGGCGATGGGACATCACAAAACATATTAAGCTTAAAGCGGCTAAAGACGCAGTGCATACGAGGGCCAGAGTGCTCATGACGGATGAGACAGGTCGACGGAATTATTccaaatataacaaatatctCGCACAGGTGAAATAATGAATCTCAGTTACATAGAATAATTCATTGCTCTTATATCTCACATCGAtgcaataatttaacgaaCGATACCCATAATTATCTTGTGAAaagtatgtataataaaaaaaaaaaaaatcgacatcATAATTCGGCCACAGCGCTCGGACGCTTGATCACTATTGCATTGTGATATTTATTGTAAGCATATTCTTAGTAATTAATAGATGGAAGATGTCGATCCCATCTTTCTTCTTGAAAGTTCGATCGATATTTTCGAAAGTTGTGAAAATCGAACGAAACGTTCACCGGTTTATCATGAACGCGATacaaaatttttgataatttagtTTGACAAGCATATTTCATTCATGACATCCAACATTTTGTTTAATGTTCTATTATAATTCTACAAAACGCATTTACAcaacgtaatatttttgcttcagGTAGAACAGCAAACGTGGGATGAAGATCGCATGGAACAGTGCAGCATAGAAGAAGCGAACTCTGAAACATCATCAACGAAGTTATTGCTTTTAGGCAACAAAGAGTACGTTCCGTCTAGTTCAACGTCGCAATCTTCCATTACGATTTTACCATCGACTGAGGCAAATCAAAACAGTCCTAATGCTGATACGAGTCTACGACCTCCACCACCACTTAAAGCAGCAGTCAGAAGTCGTGGACAATCTCTGTTGAAAAACAGTCCTATCACGATGCATATCACTACTCCTAGTGGTGGTGGTGCAGTGTCTATATCTCCAGCGGTAGATGAAAGTAAACGCACTCAGTGGAAGTGTAAACGTTGTAATTATCGAGATACTAATAAAGATAACGTATTGTTGCATGTTAAATCTCATTACGAATCTGCCGATCACGAGTCCATCGAAGAGAGGGTAAGTCTTGTACTGTTATAACTTCTTGTAATTATGATTAAAGTTGTTACGCTTATATGCGAATAAGagaattga contains:
- the LOC139108764 gene encoding zinc finger protein 729 isoform X1 gives rise to the protein MFPAAGKGERRSLRGSARLSSKMSGRSARLRVLRPRPQHRTPRRARAEPVGVHATTAEPEGNLKGAATSREVEHDAKKQHDAKKGEDAGTADTVSKAAGEIDEDDNNDELTMTAVKADEDEGAEVDATLVDGDVDVNVDVDVDVDVDVDVDVNIVNAEEETINIDTNEQASYECKTCEPPKTLSSIKAYFEHLRKEHKYKGKNGHNPVENRCPACSYVALNVKDLETHQRVHHLKRKFFRCAKCDYVTHIRARYTKHVKYHSMPMIKCDACDFSSAYKWNLERHMRNHGGGGAFKCRACNFTADIRQSLTVHESYHHDPPVGQVNRKSNNAFERKPRNSPKRYNQVGASDFREALNKSGSTTTSVGSSDSFMSDQSLISIDDKKSALASAECIALKCEEKGCQFITAWDSEMQRHLAECHAPVSPSKPRKPLPMLIPLSLTSSKPNNTLSGNGPPTTLLKVPRVRVRPELAQIARDTELAKIYGNKEAASSKRNVNTAAGVFERKNASFFDKLKEKLTTTATSVNNGVPEVAVSSENDLKCWCTFKASSMEELACHKQTHHTALSVSVGTTRCPKCRRRCKSTTDLQTHIQCCHSRNDTTPSIDSSLEKISNRSDVRMTSYRDEYSFPSQMDWDANLKGINSSGPPFEGGPTHPSGRRVFKCPHCPFWASTASRFHVHIVGHLNRKPFECSMCAYRSNWRWDITKHIKLKAAKDAVHTRARVLMTDETGRRNYSKYNKYLAQVEQQTWDEDRMEQCSIEEANSETSSTKLLLLGNKEYVPSSSTSQSSITILPSTEANQNSPNADTSLRPPPPLKAAVRSRGQSLLKNSPITMHITTPSGGGAVSISPAVDESKRTQWKCKRCNYRDTNKDNVLLHVKSHYESADHESIEERNSFNCEDCPFSTSDTATLALHRMNHRPNLEAIFKCYLCPYYVSTKAELLEHARLHGEELAAMHQQNIELEFSNSQLQQISISEGGGISRLKNESSLEQVIEITSRNNINASSKAAAAQQSPPPPPSLLLDTRSLPDAPLVWVSRLDGTLTKMLKCRHCPYISTRRAEVRDHETMHVDVPTQGPLIACTDCSFTCSRREVMIAHTEMHAGSLGTVHCLVDETRPDSQQVSDLATLLGLTHTPVLGNDPDLQDSRLVHCCSKCPARFLCEKELRIHLRYHTTELAYSCQWCSYAARQSAHLLAHQKAHSTEYQERTKYLLSLYGHSQRYPPPTTACIEAGGNREDNDSIPNVAWIVVEIKETANDLYSSTNSATTSVQRTGSQVFTCAKCPARYFKLDALEYHMTLHGSNNRFKCNDCDYSSKTAQNLLKHQVVHRRHSETNEVTVELSPVGATTSTSESAPTSSPGSPLQLTPDPQFGIFMRGNPNFVYPGYLRNGRLKEKRYKCHKCPSAFEKREQYRVHLTLHGAKQRYRCDMCDYSVKYYANYVQHLKKHQANAEAQASRRQYEDDHISIDSDSVTDMLLASSSRKSSRSSATVTLPYGNNISNNVALQSSNQDRQSLLLMQKKGIIPSTGETDSETIRCQSCPFSSTDKDVIDAHKRRHGIERMTPSCPHCDYIPRKDENIGEHIKLHFTRLYKPESYLIVELLTLTMEKINSNNKNEKNGQRLKELLFKECADGRFLPPTESINSVSLSTSSSTMKAAKEKAVIVDPNTGETKHHRLST
- the LOC139108764 gene encoding uncharacterized protein isoform X3; translated protein: MFPAAGKGERRSLRGSARLSSKMSGRSARLRVLRPRPQHRTPRRARAEPVGVHATTAEPEGNLKGAATSREVEHDAKKQHDAKKGEDAGTADTVSKAAGEIDEDDNNDELTMTAVKADEDEGAEVDATLVDGDVDVNVDVDVDVDVDVDVDVNIVNAEEETINIDTNEQASYECKTCEPPKTLSSIKAYFEHLRKEHKYKGKNGHNPVENRCPACSYVALNVKDLETHQRVHHLKRKFFRCAKCDYVTHIRARYTKHVKYHSMPMIKCDACDFSSAYKWNLERHMRNHGGGGAFKCRACNFTADIRQSLTVHESYHHDPPVGQVNRKSNNAFERKPRNSPKRYNQVGASDFREALNKSGSTTTSVGSSDSFMSDQSLISIDDKKSALASAECIALKCEEKGCQFITAWDSEMQRHLAECHAPVSPSKPRKPLPMLIPLSLTSSKPNNTLSGNGPPTTLLKVPRVRVRPELAQIARDTELAKIYGNKEAASSKRNVNTAAGVFERKNASFFDKLKEKLTTTATSVNNGVPEVAVSSENDLKCWCTFKASSMEELACHKQTHHTALSVSVGTTRCPKCRRRCKSTTDLQTHIQCCHSRNDTTPSIDSSLEKISNRSDVRMTSYRDEYSFPSQMDWDANLKGINSSGPPVEQQTWDEDRMEQCSIEEANSETSSTKLLLLGNKEYVPSSSTSQSSITILPSTEANQNSPNADTSLRPPPPLKAAVRSRGQSLLKNSPITMHITTPSGGGAVSISPAVDESKRTQWKCKRCNYRDTNKDNVLLHVKSHYESADHESIEERNSFNCEDCPFSTSDTATLALHRMNHRPNLEAIFKCYLCPYYVSTKAELLEHARLHGEELAAMHQQNIELEFSNSQLQQISISEGGGISRLKNESSLEQVIEITSRNNINASSKAAAAQQSPPPPPSLLLDTRSLPDAPLVWVSRLDGTLTKMLKCRHCPYISTRRAEVRDHETMHVDVPTQGPLIACTDCSFTCSRREVMIAHTEMHAGSLGTVHCLVDETRPDSQQVSDLATLLGLTHTPVLGNDPDLQDSRLVHCCSKCPARFLCEKELRIHLRYHTTELAYSCQWCSYAARQSAHLLAHQKAHSTEYQERTKYLLSLYGHSQRYPPPTTACIEAGGNREDNDSIPNVAWIVVEIKETANDLYSSTNSATTSVQRTGSQVFTCAKCPARYFKLDALEYHMTLHGSNNRFKCNDCDYSSKTAQNLLKHQVVHRRHSETNEVTVELSPVGATTSTSESAPTSSPGSPLQLTPDPQFGIFMRGNPNFVYPGYLRNGRLKEKRYKCHKCPSAFEKREQYRVHLTLHGAKQRYRCDMCDYSVKYYANYVQHLKKHQANAEAQASRRQYEDDHISIDSDSVTDMLLASSSRKSSRSSATVTLPYGNNISNNVALQSSNQDRQSLLLMQKKGIIPSTGETDSETIRCQSCPFSSTDKDVIDAHKRRHGIERMTPSCPHCDYIPRKDENIGEHIKLHFTRLYKPESYLIVELLTLTMEKINSNNKNEKNGQRLKELLFKECADGRFLPPTESINSVSLSTSSSTMKAAKEKAVIVDPNTGETKHHRLST
- the LOC139108764 gene encoding zinc finger protein 208 isoform X2, which encodes MFPAAGKGERRSLRGSARLSSKMSGRSARLRVLRPRPQHRTPRRARAEPVGVHATTAEPEGNLKGAATSREVEHDAKKQHDAKKGEDAGTADTVSKAAGEIDEDDNNDELTMTAVKADEDEGAEVDATLVDGDVDVNVDVDVDVDVDVDVDVNIVNAEEETINIDTNEQASYECKTCEPPKTLSSIKAYFEHLRKEHKYKWNLERHMRNHGGGGAFKCRACNFTADIRQSLTVHESYHHDPPVGQVNRKSNNAFERKPRNSPKRYNQVGASDFREALNKSGSTTTSVGSSDSFMSDQSLISIDDKKSALASAECIALKCEEKGCQFITAWDSEMQRHLAECHAPVSPSKPRKPLPMLIPLSLTSSKPNNTLSGNGPPTTLLKVPRVRVRPELAQIARDTELAKIYGNKEAASSKRNVNTAAGVFERKNASFFDKLKEKLTTTATSVNNGVPEVAVSSENDLKCWCTFKASSMEELACHKQTHHTALSVSVGTTRCPKCRRRCKSTTDLQTHIQCCHSRNDTTPSIDSSLEKISNRSDVRMTSYRDEYSFPSQMDWDANLKGINSSGPPFEGGPTHPSGRRVFKCPHCPFWASTASRFHVHIVGHLNRKPFECSMCAYRSNWRWDITKHIKLKAAKDAVHTRARVLMTDETGRRNYSKYNKYLAQVEQQTWDEDRMEQCSIEEANSETSSTKLLLLGNKEYVPSSSTSQSSITILPSTEANQNSPNADTSLRPPPPLKAAVRSRGQSLLKNSPITMHITTPSGGGAVSISPAVDESKRTQWKCKRCNYRDTNKDNVLLHVKSHYESADHESIEERNSFNCEDCPFSTSDTATLALHRMNHRPNLEAIFKCYLCPYYVSTKAELLEHARLHGEELAAMHQQNIELEFSNSQLQQISISEGGGISRLKNESSLEQVIEITSRNNINASSKAAAAQQSPPPPPSLLLDTRSLPDAPLVWVSRLDGTLTKMLKCRHCPYISTRRAEVRDHETMHVDVPTQGPLIACTDCSFTCSRREVMIAHTEMHAGSLGTVHCLVDETRPDSQQVSDLATLLGLTHTPVLGNDPDLQDSRLVHCCSKCPARFLCEKELRIHLRYHTTELAYSCQWCSYAARQSAHLLAHQKAHSTEYQERTKYLLSLYGHSQRYPPPTTACIEAGGNREDNDSIPNVAWIVVEIKETANDLYSSTNSATTSVQRTGSQVFTCAKCPARYFKLDALEYHMTLHGSNNRFKCNDCDYSSKTAQNLLKHQVVHRRHSETNEVTVELSPVGATTSTSESAPTSSPGSPLQLTPDPQFGIFMRGNPNFVYPGYLRNGRLKEKRYKCHKCPSAFEKREQYRVHLTLHGAKQRYRCDMCDYSVKYYANYVQHLKKHQANAEAQASRRQYEDDHISIDSDSVTDMLLASSSRKSSRSSATVTLPYGNNISNNVALQSSNQDRQSLLLMQKKGIIPSTGETDSETIRCQSCPFSSTDKDVIDAHKRRHGIERMTPSCPHCDYIPRKDENIGEHIKLHFTRLYKPESYLIVELLTLTMEKINSNNKNEKNGQRLKELLFKECADGRFLPPTESINSVSLSTSSSTMKAAKEKAVIVDPNTGETKHHRLST